A single genomic interval of Halobacteriovorax sp. HLS harbors:
- a CDS encoding transposase, whose amino-acid sequence RFKERMLSIYNIRGFKRARKAFTKLTDEMALSGRKAVQSLRKTLVKWRVEVLNYFKSGITNAKTEGYNRKAKLIQRKAYGYRNFEN is encoded by the coding sequence ATAGATTTAAAGAGAGGATGCTATCAATTTACAATATCAGAGGCTTTAAGAGGGCCCGTAAAGCATTTACAAAACTAACTGATGAGATGGCATTATCAGGAAGAAAAGCAGTACAATCCCTTCGCAAAACTTTAGTGAAGTGGCGAGTGGAAGTATTAAATTACTTCAAGTCAGGAATTACTAACGCTAAGACCGAAGGGTATAACAGAAAGGCAAAACTAATTCAAAGAAAGGCCTACGGTTATAGAAATTTTGAAAACTAG
- a CDS encoding GIY-YIG nuclease family protein, translating into MEERNLLWNYKLNSGIVSQATISDLIDLYRKNLIGKTTLVKPTTGFNWLKLQDSILFSQKFKAQFEIKKSIFQKTEALLLFVTKPINKVYKSICSPSVTIPKNIIYNEYYNYRNHAYTINYSKTSEEVLSSFFNLRLTTQILLTLAIGIYLFINISNNYVLSLYTLLSLLSFPSLFADNKKRKNAFLNDYLAKEIIKLKAQLRNQVDLKIKNEELEKQKEYQRKVFEQERIAYKKRREEERIANEEKKEKERLERVNNILKRTKEDMGPNSCCIYILESLNSINLPIKLGITNNIDRRVREHRKHTNIKYSPKLVIWMKNKKHAQKVETKLIKQLVSHGHPRAGNEFFAIPCEVVTNNLFEVFDRLKRKNIIY; encoded by the coding sequence ATGGAAGAAAGAAATTTACTTTGGAACTATAAATTAAACTCCGGAATTGTCTCTCAAGCAACAATTAGTGATCTAATTGACCTCTATAGAAAAAACCTTATCGGAAAAACTACCTTAGTTAAACCAACTACTGGTTTTAACTGGCTAAAGCTTCAAGACAGTATTCTATTTTCCCAAAAGTTCAAAGCTCAATTTGAAATAAAAAAAAGCATATTCCAGAAAACTGAAGCGTTACTACTTTTTGTTACAAAGCCAATTAATAAAGTCTACAAAAGTATCTGCTCTCCATCAGTAACTATTCCTAAAAATATAATATATAACGAGTATTATAATTACAGAAACCATGCATACACCATTAACTATAGTAAAACCTCAGAAGAAGTTCTATCTAGCTTCTTCAACCTAAGACTAACTACACAAATTCTCCTTACCCTTGCCATTGGAATTTACCTTTTTATTAATATTTCCAATAACTACGTGCTTAGTCTTTATACTTTATTATCTTTACTATCTTTTCCATCTCTATTTGCGGATAACAAAAAGAGAAAGAATGCTTTTTTAAATGATTATTTGGCAAAAGAAATCATTAAACTCAAAGCTCAATTAAGGAATCAAGTTGACCTAAAGATAAAAAATGAAGAGCTTGAGAAGCAAAAAGAGTATCAGAGAAAGGTTTTTGAGCAAGAGAGAATTGCTTACAAAAAAAGAAGAGAAGAAGAGAGAATTGCTAACGAAGAAAAAAAGGAAAAAGAGAGGCTAGAAAGGGTAAACAATATTCTTAAACGTACAAAAGAAGACATGGGGCCAAATTCATGCTGTATATATATACTAGAATCATTAAATTCCATTAATCTTCCAATTAAGCTTGGTATTACAAATAATATAGACAGAAGAGTCAGAGAACATAGAAAACATACAAATATTAAATACTCTCCAAAGCTCGTAATTTGGATGAAAAATAAAAAGCACGCGCAAAAAGTTGAAACGAAATTAATTAAACAGCTAGTTAGTCATGGACATCCAAGAGCTGGAAATGAGTTTTTTGCAATTCCTTGTGAAGTAGTTACGAATAATTTATTTGAAGTTTTTGATCGACTAAAAAGAAAAAATATAATTTATTAG
- a CDS encoding nucleotidyl transferase AbiEii/AbiGii toxin family protein produces the protein MIAKPIITKWREIADWPLDDQVEQDLVISRALVEIFNNEFLKTRIAFRGGTALHKLVFPHGLRYSEDIDLNRLEKGPSKPIIDNVRKALVVMLGEPKKVKRTANSVKIIYDYQSVSGETSRLKIEINTRETLPQEKLNAVPFKVESEYFSGETVVMSFDKEEMIGTKIRALYQRRKGRDLFDLYELSKLDLNWDKIVDSFKKLDIGVSQKEYAKNLEEKMQDQGFLEDLGPLLPADIEYDVELAYQWFEAEVLSKI, from the coding sequence ATGATAGCAAAGCCAATAATTACAAAATGGAGAGAGATTGCAGATTGGCCTTTAGATGATCAAGTCGAACAGGATTTAGTAATCTCTCGGGCCCTTGTTGAAATTTTTAATAATGAGTTCTTAAAAACACGAATAGCCTTTAGAGGTGGAACTGCTCTACACAAGCTGGTTTTTCCACATGGTCTACGTTACTCAGAAGATATTGATCTTAACAGACTTGAAAAAGGCCCTTCAAAACCAATCATTGATAACGTTCGTAAAGCATTAGTTGTTATGTTGGGGGAGCCTAAGAAAGTAAAAAGGACAGCTAACTCAGTAAAGATCATCTACGACTATCAATCAGTGTCAGGTGAAACAAGTCGTTTAAAGATTGAGATCAATACGAGAGAAACACTTCCACAAGAAAAATTGAATGCAGTTCCTTTTAAAGTTGAATCAGAATATTTCTCTGGAGAAACCGTTGTTATGTCATTTGATAAAGAAGAAATGATTGGAACAAAAATTAGAGCATTGTACCAAAGAAGGAAGGGGAGAGATCTATTTGACCTATACGAGTTAAGTAAATTGGATCTCAATTGGGACAAGATAGTAGATAGTTTTAAAAAGTTGGATATTGGAGTCTCTCAAAAAGAATATGCAAAAAACCTCGAAGAGAAAATGCAGGATCAGGGTTTTTTAGAAGATCTTGGGCCATTACTACCTGCTGATATCGAATATGATGTTGAGTTGGCTTATCAGTGGTTTGAGGCAGAGGTCTTATCAAAAATATAG
- a CDS encoding type IV toxin-antitoxin system AbiEi family antitoxin, with protein sequence MKDRTVTTYLDELALKGQYYFTLAEISKELSIKQSSVSVALSRLAKKNKIQMIRKGFGIITGHTSGVLHPSYFLSSMMKYLGARYYVGLLNAAAYRGASHQAVMNYTVVADKMIKPISLSAMNIEFVTKNNFDEIEEIEKVGGIGGYFYISTPELTAIDILSFPKRSGHLNNIATVLEDLLDEIDMEKLADICSKKSVPTSIIQRLGYILDVVLGEKEKAKYIFEKMKDRRPYKVSLSTSKKNCELSSVPFSEKWMIYENVVVEPD encoded by the coding sequence ATGAAAGATAGAACTGTAACAACATATTTAGATGAATTGGCCCTTAAGGGGCAATATTACTTTACTTTGGCAGAGATTTCGAAAGAGCTTTCTATAAAGCAAAGCTCTGTATCAGTAGCATTATCAAGGCTAGCAAAGAAGAATAAGATTCAAATGATAAGAAAGGGTTTTGGGATAATTACTGGACATACATCAGGAGTATTACATCCTTCATACTTTCTTAGTTCGATGATGAAGTATCTTGGAGCAAGGTATTATGTTGGCTTACTAAATGCAGCAGCATATAGAGGAGCGTCCCATCAAGCAGTGATGAATTATACTGTTGTTGCTGACAAAATGATTAAGCCAATTTCACTAAGTGCAATGAATATTGAATTTGTAACAAAGAATAACTTTGATGAAATAGAAGAGATAGAGAAGGTTGGAGGAATAGGTGGATATTTTTATATATCGACACCTGAGCTGACAGCAATAGATATTTTATCGTTTCCTAAAAGAAGTGGGCACCTGAACAATATAGCGACAGTGCTTGAAGATTTGTTAGATGAGATTGATATGGAGAAGTTAGCAGATATCTGTTCTAAAAAATCAGTTCCAACTTCAATTATACAAAGATTGGGTTATATTCTAGATGTTGTTCTAGGAGAAAAAGAAAAAGCAAAATATATATTTGAGAAGATGAAAGATAGACGGCCATACAAAGTCTCTCTTTCTACATCAAAAAAAAATTGTGAACTTTCATCTGTACCATTTTCTGAAAAATGGATGATTTATGAAAATGTCGTAGTGGAGCCAGATTAA
- a CDS encoding DDE-type integrase/transposase/recombinase produces the protein MLACGYDSWRKYVKEFRGEIIKRRKVKKYNCGIRASRVNEIWHMDITEFKLKDGGKVYLQVIVDNFSRKVINWKLSQKKGQSLSVKTMLDTTKEIIPETLLIDGGGENTGNEIKKLFLGRGITALVAKKDVVFSNSMVESFFRILKQKFICKYCHYKLSRIYRIVERSVKYFNDTPLGIFHGAKPNEVYNGLSDFSDLREKLALGIGRSRAERPMINLSCASGNIVSFTI, from the coding sequence ATACTTGCCTGTGGCTATGACAGCTGGAGAAAGTACGTTAAAGAGTTTAGAGGTGAAATTATAAAGAGAAGGAAAGTTAAAAAGTACAATTGCGGAATAAGAGCATCGAGAGTTAATGAAATATGGCATATGGATATTACAGAATTTAAGCTAAAGGATGGAGGAAAGGTTTATCTACAGGTTATCGTTGATAATTTTTCAAGAAAGGTGATTAATTGGAAACTCTCTCAAAAGAAGGGACAGTCTCTTAGTGTTAAAACTATGTTGGACACAACTAAGGAGATTATTCCTGAAACTCTTTTAATTGATGGAGGTGGAGAGAATACTGGAAATGAAATAAAGAAACTATTTCTTGGAAGAGGAATAACGGCCCTAGTTGCAAAGAAGGATGTAGTATTTTCAAACTCAATGGTGGAGTCGTTTTTTAGAATCTTAAAACAGAAGTTTATTTGTAAATATTGTCACTACAAACTTTCTCGTATCTATAGAATAGTTGAACGCTCAGTTAAATACTTTAACGATACTCCTCTTGGAATATTTCATGGGGCCAAGCCTAATGAAGTTTATAACGGACTGAGTGACTTCTCTGACCTTCGTGAGAAGCTTGCCTTGGGGATTGGGAGGAGTAGAGCTGAACGGCCAATGATTAACTTGTCTTGTGCTAGTGGGAATATCGTAAGTTTCACAATATAA